From the genome of Deltaproteobacteria bacterium, one region includes:
- a CDS encoding nucleotidyltransferase: MTLADVSALLERQGIRHAIIGATALAVHGVTRSSEDVDFLVTDRRCLEPAPWQALVADGVDVDIRRGDADDPLAGVVRLRSADSQIDVIVGRGQWQNDVLTRARPTMLRGTLIPVVTAADLVLLKLYAGGPQDAWDVDQLLDAVPTIEAEVTAALPALPTPCARLWQRILADRTAG; this comes from the coding sequence ATGACCCTCGCCGACGTGAGCGCCTTGCTGGAGCGCCAGGGGATTCGTCATGCCATCATCGGTGCGACGGCCCTGGCAGTACACGGGGTCACCCGGTCCTCCGAAGACGTCGACTTCCTCGTGACCGACCGTCGCTGCTTGGAGCCCGCGCCATGGCAAGCGCTCGTTGCGGACGGGGTCGATGTCGACATTCGACGCGGCGATGCCGACGACCCGCTCGCCGGCGTCGTCCGCCTACGGTCGGCAGACTCGCAGATCGATGTCATCGTCGGACGAGGCCAATGGCAGAACGACGTCCTCACCCGTGCACGGCCCACGATGCTTCGCGGCACGCTGATCCCGGTCGTGACCGCTGCCGACCTCGTGCTCCTCAAGCTCTACGCCGGAGGCCCGCAGGACGCCTGGGACGTGGACCAGCTGCTCGATGCCGTCCCTACCATCGAAGCGGAAGTGACGGCCGCGCTTCCGGCGCTCCCAACACCCTGCGCTCGTCTCTGGCAGCGCATCCTCGCCGACCGCACGGCCGGCTGA